The DNA sequence CTGGACCTTCGCCATCAGGATCGCCTTGCGGCGCAGGGAGGGCGCGCGGGTGATCCAGTTCGCCTCGGGCTGCATGCCGATGATCTCGGAGTGGGCGTGCTGGGCCATCTGGCGGACCAGTGAGGCGCGGTACTCGTCGGGCATCCAGTCGCGCGGTTCCACCCGCTCGTCGGCCGCCACGGCCGCGTCGAAGGCGGCCGCGAGCTGCGCGCCGAGGTCGGCGGTCACGCCGATCCCCGCGTCCTGCCCCGCGTCCCGCCCCTCCGTCCCCGATGTCACTGCCGGGGTCACTGCCACCATCACGGCCCCCTGTCAGAGGTCATTTCCCGCCTCGTCCCGCCCGACCGACCGATCGTTCGGTTCATGCTCTTCAATGGTGGGACGAGGGCCCGTAGGGTGTCAACCTCTGTGGTCAACCCTGTGGACACCGGATGATCGGGGCGGGATGGATTCGAACGAGCGCGAGCCCCTCGAAGGAGCGGCTCCACCCCCGTCCAGGGCGCCCGGAATCGCCGGCCTGTCCAAGCCGTACCGGGTCGTCACGGCCCTCGCGCTCGGCGCGGTGGCGGTGGCAGCATGCTGGCACCTGACCCTCGTCTTCCTGCACGTGGCCCCGTCCAACACGGTCAGCAAGCAGCACGCGGGGGTGATCGACTGGTGGATCTACCCCGAGTTCGAACAGAACTGGAAGCTCTTCGCACCCAACCCGCTCCAGCAGAACATCGCCGTGGAAGTGCGCGCGGAAGTGCGGACGGACGACGGCATGCTGGTGACGGGCAACTGGCGCGGGCTGTCCGCCGAGGACGGCGCGGCCATCCACCACAGCCTGCTGCCGAGCCACACCGAGCAGAACGAGCTCCGCCGGGCCTGGGACTTCTTCACCACCTCCCACGACGAGGACAACAAGTCCACCGGCGAGCGCGGCGCGCTCTCCGAGGAGTACCTGCGCCGGATCGCCCTGGACCGGCTGGACCCGCGCACACCGGCAGATACGTCCGTGGGCAAGGGCGGGCACTTGGCAGAGGGCCGGATCGTACGGATCCAGCTGCGCGGGGCGACGACGGAGGTCTCCGCACCCAAGTGGTCGGACGAGAAGGCCGACACCCAGACGTACTACCGGGAGCTGCCGTGGTGGATGGTCTGAGGAGGTTCAGGGCCTCGGCCGGCCGGGCGCTCGCCCGGGTCAGCGGGCAGGCGCTGGGCCCGTACCAGAGCGCCGTGGTCCGCATCGGCTTCGCGGGCACCTGGCTGTTCTTCCTGCTGCGCGAGTTCCCCCACCGCCACGAGCTGTACGGGCCGGACGGACCGTGGAGCTGGGAGCTGGCGGAGCGGCTGATCGACACGAACCGCGCCTTCACGGTGCTGATGTGGTCGGACTCGGCGCTCTGGTTCGAGATCGTCTACGCCGTGGCCGTGCTGGCGGCCGCCCTGCTGATGCTGGGCTGGCGAACCCGGGCGACCTCCGTGGTGTTCATGGTCGGCGTGCTGTCCCTGCAGAACCGCAGCGTCTTCATGGGCGACGGCGGGGACAACGTCATCCACCTGATGGCGATCTACCTCGTGCTGACCCGCTGCGCGCAGGTCTGGTCGCTGGACGCCCGCCGCGCCCGGCGCCTGGGCGCGGTGTCGGCCGGGCGGGCGGGGCCGGTGCTGTGGGGCGT is a window from the Streptomyces sp. NBC_01244 genome containing:
- a CDS encoding DUF5819 family protein, which codes for MDSNEREPLEGAAPPPSRAPGIAGLSKPYRVVTALALGAVAVAACWHLTLVFLHVAPSNTVSKQHAGVIDWWIYPEFEQNWKLFAPNPLQQNIAVEVRAEVRTDDGMLVTGNWRGLSAEDGAAIHHSLLPSHTEQNELRRAWDFFTTSHDEDNKSTGERGALSEEYLRRIALDRLDPRTPADTSVGKGGHLAEGRIVRIQLRGATTEVSAPKWSDEKADTQTYYRELPWWMV